GAGCATCCAGCTTTTCGTCTGGCTTCGGATGGATGTCTCCGTGCGTTAGCAATGCATTTCACCATGTCTCATTCGGCTCCCGGTGACCTTCTTTATCACACTGGAGAGTCCATCGATTCACTTTGTTTCATTGTCACCGGATCACTTGAAGTGATACAAGACGACGAAGTAGTAGCAATTTTAGGTGAGATCTAATTGCAAAGAAAGCacttttgtaatttctttGTAGGCAAGGGAGACGTTTTCGGCGACTCCTTTTGGAAAGATAACGCTGTAGGACAGTCCGCGGCAAATGTGCGTGCTTTAACATACTGTGATTTACATACGATAAAAAGGGACAAGCTTTTAGAAGTGTTGGACTTTTATCAAGCTTTCGCAAATAGCTTCGCTAGAAATCTAATCCTAACTTACAACCTAAGGCATCGTCTGATATTCCGAAAAGTCGCCGATGTCAAAAGAGAGAAAGAACTGGCAGAACGGAGAAAAAACGAGCCGCAATTAGACCAAAACCAGGATCATCTCGTCCGCAAAATTTTCTCCAAATTTAGAAGAGACAGGAGCCAGCAACAATCAACAGCAAATTCTCAACACTCCTCCGACGTTGAAAAAGGCGAAGAATCAGGCGATAAAGCAATGACACGCGTCATgtcaacaacaaaattatcatCAGTGGCGGAGAAGGACGACAGCAGTGGTGGCGGCGTCAAAACAACAGTTGCCAGACCTGCAGCTGGTCGGACAAGTAAGTGGGGTCGTCTCCTGGGTTCGGCAAGTCTCGACTCAGGATCGGAAAGTTCAACCCCAGCCCAGCAAGCATTCACTAGGAGTCTTAGCGCTAAGGACACGATGAAAGAGCGACCAAGCTCCTCATCTTCGGGTAGTTCAGGGAGTCAACCAACTCCAGGTTCCGGGAACAAAGTTTTCCCAAAGTTGCAGAAAGTTTCAACAAACTCATCACCCGGAATCACCCGACAGGACACAATCGAGGAAATGGTCGAAGTCGAGCCGCAACACCACTCCCGGAATTTATCTCTGAGGAAGATGCAGAGCTACGATTGTGGTCTAAGGGACCCTTCGACGGCCTCCATGTACCAAACGCCGCTGCCAGACCCTATAGCGCCTCCCGAATACAAGGAATTGATGACAAACTTAATGGACTTTAAAGTTGATGTTAAATTGGAAATCCAGAGACTCAACCAGAAGATGAACCGGATGGAAGAGTTGCTGACGGAGCTAGTGAAGCGGATAAGTCCCGAAAGTGGTTCAAGCTCACCTCAGGGCGACTCTGAGCCCAAACCAAAGTCTTCCAGTGCCGGCTCAGGACCGGAAAGACCCACCGAACTCTTGCCGCGACCAAGTACGTCCGAAGGAACCGGTTTAGGGCCTATTATTTTACGCAAGAGACGATCGAAGAGTCGGATCAAAGGCACGGCGCCTCAGATCCCCACCCCCAGTAGCGGGAAGGTTACTTCGCCCGAAAGTTCAGCAACGAGTCCAACTGAAACAACTAAAATGCTGGATGAGCCAGTGCTCACGCCGTCCTCTCGCAAACCTAAGGACTTTCTTTAGCgaattttagcgatttttATAGGATAGTTTCGCCTGCCACTAAGAGTAGATTTCGTTTCGGGGCTGACAGATTCTATTGTACAAATCAAATTGATCACATTTCATCTAGCTTCATCTTTTGAGCAtgttttattatgtaaataacGGGAACTTAAACATAGCTTAGATTACTACAAAAACGGCCATAATCACACGTCTgtcattaaattaatgattaGCATTACATGGGTTTTTTGGCCACACTTGCCTTGTGCTCTATAACTAAGAGCTTTTATAGTAGTTTGTAAAACTCACGCTACTAGCGCTCTATATTTATAAACACCAAAAGTAATATTGCAAAAGTTAAGAGAAGTTTAAACTTGTTTTCAATGGggaaagaaatatttaaccGAATTTTAAACTTCTCGACTATAGGATTGTAAATTATACAAGATATAAATTTAAGAAGTTTACCTCCATATTGTACAGAATTTTGCCGGCAACTGGTCTGTTAAGTTtagaaatataattattacaggttttattgttaaaactaaTTGTATTGTTGATATTTTACAACGAAAGTATTAGTTATTTTATAGCTTTACGTTGTTGCTGGTAAAATATATCATAGCAATATTCTACTCCTACTCATTTCTAAACAGAGTTTCATTACAGAAATGGAACTCTAAATAAGCAAAATGTACATTTCTATATTCAATTAGCGGTATTCAAATGTCCAGCTAATCTAAAGCGAtttgttacgtttttgttttctacatttattgttattgattttaATATATCAAGCGAAGCACTTGAGGTGCTTCTGCAAATACATTTCAATGGAAACCTATTATTTCCtccaaaatcaaaatataaaataaaagaaagcACTAATTTTGCTCATgcgtgttattgttattaccaTTCTCATTTCAAAtcgttttttgctttcggACGTATCGCAGCGGGaacatatttattataataaatttttattgtactgTTGAAGCAATaaagacaattaaaaatacacgGTCTGGTCTAgttttaatactttttccCTGTTAGATATAAGTAGacaaaaacgaaatttttgaaactctTGAGGCTGGGCTTTCGACGAAGAAACCTGAACCATTTAGTAGGGTTTCCAGTACGTTTCTTTGAGCTACCATCGTGCAGATGGCGCACAATATCCTCTCGAGTGCTCCTCCGAGATAATAATTTAATGCCTTTCACGACCTTACAACTAATGATTTATGATCATGATCCTCATAATAATGGTAATATGAATTTAAAATCATTGATTACGGTTTActactttattgtttttaaagtagttgtTTGCCGGCTTGGTcgtaataattaacaaaacggTTAAGAAAGACATTAATTCGGTCTTTAAATACTTTCCTGCAACCAATTCTGGTCCAAATTaaatctaaataaattatgtaGCGACTAATGAATGCAGATTTGATTAAAACCCTCTAAAGGGTTTATTATAGCCGCGGATAAAAAAGCATTTGGAAATTAGCcaagtatttaaatttttgtaaatgagAATAATCGTAACGAAGTATCTCCCGTTACCTgacgaaataataaaatcagcGTTCTTCTTGTTTTTTCTGTGGCATTCCGCAGACATTATTCCGGTCTATAAGAAGCAAAAATGTTGGCTCAATTTTGGAGAATAGGAAGTAAAGTATGCAGTTTGTTAGCGACGTCACGTATGTCTCTGACCAATTTCAAACAACTAACTCAACCTACTTTCACTAAAGTGCTCGCTAGTGCGTAAcgttaaactttaattaagaatttgaacaataattaaatttaatgaaccAACACAAAAATTCGAGTTCAAGTGCCTAGGACTCAAGTCGAATTTTCAGATGAGCCGAagatgcaagcgctttattgcTGTTTTTTACGGTTCAGTGaagagtaaatatttttagtgaaTCTATTTCAATCCTTTtatcgcgcgagtttttatgTTAATAAGAGGAAATGAGCCGGATGAAAGTGGCTTTCGTTCGGTTTGGGTTGTCAGCTTTTTTCATATTATACAACGTTCTGAATAatggaatattaattaaatctgCGGCTGCATTTTCGCACAGAAAAATCACTCGTCAATATTGCTTCAATATTTTAAGCTCCAAAATGGCGAAAAACTTCTCTGCTAAAATGTGGTCGTAATTTGTGCTAATTTTCCGTTATCACGATGAAACTTTAGTTTTCTGGCTCATTCGGCGAAGCCGAGGACACACAGCAATACCATTACAGAGCTCTAGCAAGTAACTACATCATATGTAATTGTGCAGTTGGCATAGACCTCGGGGAATAACCAGAAATTGTGTGTCCTTTAATGTAAACACTTTAAACGTTGTAAATAATTTGGGGCGACCCCACAGTTATTGTTCTGCCACCGCCTCCAGATAAAACTTAGACTCAACCCCATTTTCTTGATATGGTTTGaaacaaagtaattaatttgCGAAGACAGGCGTGAGGATGTAGTTTATTCCATGTTTTCTGTGTGTGGCATCACATTTTACATTCTTTGAATTTCGCTGAAGTTTGTTCCGGACGCCACTGGCAAAATCAGTCTAGCtcgacgataaaattttcacataAAGGTAGTCGGAATCTCGTTTTAAAACATTATTACACGTACTAGAATAAAAAGAGTTGATCCCACAATTGGTCCATAAAACGATAAATATTAAACGTAgtcggattaaattaattaactttcgCAACCCTTTCACCAACGTGAAAATCCCGTACATATTATGTCCGATCCAGCCGCAGCGACTTGCCACCGCAAGTTTATTTTGCAAAGTTAAACATAAAGCCTACAAGTCGGATAACACAGCCATCAAGataattgttataattttattgggATCGTGTATATCAGTGTCTAAAACAGCGTGTAGAGTTAGGAAGCGAGTATTACACCACAATTTATCGATCCCAAACAACTGGCGCTGTAATGTGATCCGAGGTTTTGACATGATGATCcctttaacaataatttacagCACGGCCGTTATCAACTCCAATACGGCCCTGATAACTCACCTATTTACACCCTTGCAGGTCCAAGTTGCACAACAgcaatttataataaaatttctgcGCCACCTGATGCcgacttttacatttttctcgCAATACGTTTATTGGCAACCCATCGAGGCATGTGAGACGAGTTCATTATCGAGAGGTACCAACTCAATAAACTGACGAACATGCAAATAAAAGTTAACAGTAAACAAGCTAACTAAATCAGCATTATGACACCCCATTGTGATGCAACAGAGCCGGCTTCAAATAACGTTTCctcttaaaataataatgtggTCGTAAATGACCGACAAGACCACTTGAAAAATCACCTCCGGTGAGAAGGCTTTTCGtataaacaacaataaaacgaCACACCAGTACGCCAAACAGATTTCACCTTTTAACTGGATTTTATCGTGCTATTTGCCAAAGTGGTCCAACAGTAACCGTTAATTGAGCATTGCCAGCCATACGGATGGAACACCATGCAGCAAATAATTACATGCAAGCCTT
The sequence above is a segment of the Tribolium castaneum strain GA2 chromosome 9, icTriCast1.1, whole genome shotgun sequence genome. Coding sequences within it:
- the eag gene encoding potassium voltage-gated channel protein eag isoform X3 translates to MFCIENKETPLWLLLQISPIKNERDLVVLFLLTFRDITALKQPIETDDTKGGLSKFAKLARSVTRSRSVLVSQFSSHLPNLKDTTKQSHLAQMMSLSADIMPQYRQEAPKTPPHILLHYCAFKAIWDWIILCLTFYTAIMVPYNVAFKNKTSEDVSLLVVDSIVDVIFFIDIVLNFHTTFVGPGGEVVSDPKVIRMNYLKSWFIIDLLSCLPYDVFNAFDHDEDGIGSLFSALKVVRLLRLGRVVRKLDRYLEYGAAMLILLLCFYMLVAHWLACIWYSIGRSDADNGVQYSWLWKLANITQSPYSYVWPNDTNTPELINGPSRKTMYVTALYFTMTCMTSVGFGNVAAETDNERIFTICMMIIAALLYATIFGHVTTIIQQMTSATAKYHDMLNNVREFMKLHEVPKALSERVMDYVVSTWAMTKGLDQDKVLNFCPKDMKADICVHLNRKVFNEHPAFRLASDGCLRALAMHFTMSHSAPGDLLYHTGESIDSLCFIVTGSLEVIQDDEVVAILGKGDVFGDSFWKDNAVGQSAANVRALTYCDLHTIKRDKLLEVLDFYQAFANSFARNLILTYNLRHRLIFRKVADVKREKELAERRKNEPQLDQNQDHLVRKIFSKFRRDRSQQQSTANSQHSSDVEKGEESGDKAMTRVMSTTKLSSVAEKDDSSGGGVKTTVARPAAGRTSKWGRLLGSASLDSGSESSTPAQQAFTRSLSAKDTMKERPSSSSSGSSGSQPTPGSGNKVFPKLQKVSTNSSPGITRQDTIEEMVEVEPQHHSRNLSLRKMQSYDCGLRDPSTASMYQTPLPDPIAPPEYKELMTNLMDFKVDVKLEIQRLNQKMNRMEELLTELVKRISPESGSSSPQGDSEPKPKSSSAGSGPERPTELLPRPSTSEGTGLGPIILRKRRSKSRIKGTAPQIPTPSSGKVTSPESSATSPTETTKMLDEPVLTPSSRKPKDFL
- the eag gene encoding potassium voltage-gated channel protein eag isoform X4 translates to MIKTPLWLLLQISPIKNERDLVVLFLLTFRDITALKQPIETDDTKGGLSKFAKLARSVTRSRSVLVSQFSSHLPNLKDTTKQSHLAQMMSLSADIMPQYRQEAPKTPPHILLHYCAFKAIWDWIILCLTFYTAIMVPYNVAFKNKTSEDVSLLVVDSIVDVIFFIDIVLNFHTTFVGPGGEVVSDPKVIRMNYLKSWFIIDLLSCLPYDVFNAFDHDEDGIGSLFSALKVVRLLRLGRVVRKLDRYLEYGAAMLILLLCFYMLVAHWLACIWYSIGRSDADNGVQYSWLWKLANITQSPYSYVWPNDTNTPELINGPSRKTMYVTALYFTMTCMTSVGFGNVAAETDNERIFTICMMIIAALLYATIFGHVTTIIQQMTSATAKYHDMLNNVREFMKLHEVPKALSERVMDYVVSTWAMTKGLDQDKVLNFCPKDMKADICVHLNRKVFNEHPAFRLASDGCLRALAMHFTMSHSAPGDLLYHTGESIDSLCFIVTGSLEVIQDDEVVAILGKGDVFGDSFWKDNAVGQSAANVRALTYCDLHTIKRDKLLEVLDFYQAFANSFARNLILTYNLRHRLIFRKVADVKREKELAERRKNEPQLDQNQDHLVRKIFSKFRRDRSQQQSTANSQHSSDVEKGEESGDKAMTRVMSTTKLSSVAEKDDSSGGGVKTTVARPAAGRTSKWGRLLGSASLDSGSESSTPAQQAFTRSLSAKDTMKERPSSSSSGSSGSQPTPGSGNKVFPKLQKVSTNSSPGITRQDTIEEMVEVEPQHHSRNLSLRKMQSYDCGLRDPSTASMYQTPLPDPIAPPEYKELMTNLMDFKVDVKLEIQRLNQKMNRMEELLTELVKRISPESGSSSPQGDSEPKPKSSSAGSGPERPTELLPRPSTSEGTGLGPIILRKRRSKSRIKGTAPQIPTPSSGKVTSPESSATSPTETTKMLDEPVLTPSSRKPKDFL